TTCACGGTGGAGTTCGAGGTCGACGCCGTCGTGGGTGACGAGCGACTGCAGCGGACGGGGTGCCGGATGACGGATCTCGCCGTCGTAGAGGTGGCGCAGTGGCAGGGCTCGGGGTCTCCGACGGCGCGAAGGCTCCGACGCGGAGCCGCCGAGCTGGCCGCGCTGATCTCTGCGGGCGAGCACGTGGGGATCGACGTGAGCGACGAGCCCGGTACGGCCCGCGACGGGGTCGCCGCCTTGGACGTGCTGGTGCGGACCTGTCCGCGGTGCGCGCCGCCCGGACGACGATGCTCGCCGGGCTCGTCGGTGCCGTCGCTCCCCTGGTCGACAGGAGCCGGCCGCACAGCCCGTAGCGGAGGGGATGAACGCGGGCCTCGCCACCACCGTCACGGGGTGGAGGTCGGGGTGGCGGCACCGACCACACCACCGAAGAAGACCATGACGGTGAAGAGGACCATCGGGGCGACGAAGACGTACCCGAGGACCAGCCCCGCCACCGCCATGCCGCGGCCGGACCTGCGACCGTCGCGGGTCTCGTGCAGCCCGACGTGACCGAGGACGACGGCGAGCAGGCAGGGCAGCCCGAACAGGCACCAGCCGCCGAGCACACCGAGGATGCCGAGCACCAGAGCGGCGGTCGCGGTGCCCGAGGTGGGGGCCACCGCGACGAGGACCGGCGGCGGGTAGGGCGGCAGCGGCGGGTAGGCGACGGCGGGCACCGGCAGAGGGCGGGTGGGGTCGGGGTGGGTCATCGTCAGGTGTCCTCTCCGAGTCGGGTGAGCAGGGCACGCACCTCGGCGTGCAGGCGGCGCAGCTCCGCGGCGGTCGGCGCCAGCTCGTAACAGTGGTGGTGGGTGGCCGCAGACAACGTCGCCGACGCGTAGGCGACGCGGCGAGCCACGTCGCGGCCGGGACCGAGCCGGCCGCAGAGCATCAGCTGCTTGGCCCGGCTCTGCCGGCACGCGGCGACGGCCGGGCGGACCCGCCGCCAGTACGCGTCGACGCCGCGTTCCAGGGCGAGGCGGAGCAGGCACGCGCACGCCCGTGGCCACCACCCGGCGGTCACCGCGTTCGCCCCCAGCGGCCCGGCCCCGCGCAGCAGTTGGTCGGCCGCCGCCAGGCAGGCGGCCGGCGTCGGCGCGCTCACGCCAGCACCTTCACCAGGGCGCGGGCGTCGGTGACCAGGCCGGGCAGGTCCGTCAGATACGCCCCGTGCACTCCCTCCCGGCACGCCCGGTACGCCCCGACGACGGCCGCGCCGTGCCGGCCCAGCCAGCCGAGCACGTCGCCGCCCCGGTCGGCGTCGTCGAACACGGCGAGCGCGACGATCGTGGTCAACCGGCGAGACGCCGCCACGATCGCCGACTCGATGGCGTCGTGGGGCATCCCGGCCGGCACCCGGCTGCGCCAGATGCGCTGGTGACAGGCCGCTTCGACCGCCGTACGGCACAGCTCGGCCACCACCGGTCCGCGAACTTCGGCCGGCACGTCGTCGGCACGGGCCAACGCCCACGCGTCGTCGAGGTGCCGGCTGACCGGGTCGGCGCCGGCGCGCAGCGTCACCACCGACCGTTCGGCCCGCCGCACCTCCACGATCCGGGCGTTGCCGAGGTCGAGGCGGCCGACCGCGTCGGGCAGCCGACCGTCGTGGGTGAACACCACCACCTGCCGGTCCTCGGCCAACTCGGCCAGGACCCGGGCCAGGCCGTCCACCTTCGACGGGTCCATGCTCTGCACCGGGTCGTCGATGACCACGAACCGCAACGGCGACTGCGCCGCACACCCTCGGGGCAGGAACACCGCCAGCCCGAGGGCCTGCAACTCACCCTGACTCATCACGCCGAGCGCCGCGCCGTTGTCGGCGCCGTCCACGCTGACCGGGAACACCACCCGCCTGCGGGTGTTCGACCCGGCCAGGGTCATCGCCCCCAGTTCGACGTTGCTCTCCTGCCGCAGCCGCTGCCAGATCCGCTGCGAGTGCGCCGCGAACGGCCGGATCCGCTCGTCGCGCACCGCCGCGCCGGTGTCCTTCAGCCACGCCCGCGCCGCCTTCAGCCGGGCCAGCGTCGCCTCGGCCGCCGCCAGCGCACCGGCGGCGCCCAGCCAGGCGCGCAGCTGCCCGGCCGCCGCCCGCCAGCCGGTGTCCCGCTCCCGCAGGACACCCGCCGCGTACGCGCGGGCCGCGTCGGCCGCCGCCACCAGCGCCGGATACCGCGCCTGCAGGTGGTCGGCCAGCTCCACCGGATCCCCGGGTACGCGCCGCAGCTCGGTCACCGCCTCGGTCAGCGCCCGCAGCGCAGTGGCCTCCCCGTCGGCGCTGCCCTCTGCGGCCGGCCTCCGGTCTTCGGCGACGGGCAGCGGAAGGTCGTCGATCAGGTGGTGCGCCTGCCGCAGCAGAGCGGTCAACCGGGTCGACGCGGCCTGCGCGGCCAGACTGCGCCGCTGCAGCGCGGTGACCGTCGCCTCCGCCTCGACCCGCCAGCCACCGTGCAGCGCCCCGCTCCGGCACACCGGGCACGGCCCGTCACCGGCGTCGGCGTGGTGTTCGAGGGCGAGGCGCAGCAGCTCCGCGCCGCGCAGCGCCGCCCGGGACCGGCCCCCGTCGTGGCGCACCACGTCCGCGACGGCGTCGCGCAGCTCCCGCGCGAGCCGGGCCACCTCGTCCACCCTCGGCACCCTCAGCTCGGCGAGCTGCCGGCAGCGGCGTACCGCCTCGTCGGCGCCGTCCTCGTCGGGCTCGTCGAGGATCGCGGTCAGCGCCGGCAGGTCCGCCGGACCCCGGCGGCGCAGCAGGACGGCGGCCCGCGCCGCCCGCTCGTCGGCGACGCCGTCCAACGTGGCGGCCAGGGTGGCGCGCTGTCCGCGTACCTCCTTGATGCTGGCCTCGTGCGGCCCGGCGGCGCGCAGCAGACGCCGGTCGGCGTCGGTGACCGCGTCGAGGCCGACGATCGCGAACAGCGCGTCGAAGAGCTGGCTCTGCGTGCCGGCGGCGAGCCGGCCCAACTCGGCGGCGGTGAGGAACGGCCGGTACAGCTCCAGCGGCCGGTCCAGACCCAGCTCGGCGAGGCCGGCGTGCCGGCCGGCGGCGCTGGTGACGGTGACCTCGGCGTCGGCCAGGTCGGCGTCGGACCGCCAGGCGCGGGTGATCACCGTGGGGGTGGGCACCCCGTCGACGTGCAGCGCGACCGAGATGCGGCACGGGTCGGGGGTGTGCAGGTTGCGCCAGCCGGTACGCCACACGCTGGTCTTCTCCGCCCAGCGGGCGCTGTCGCCGGTCAGGGCCAGCTCGACGGCCTCGGCGAAACTCGACTTGCCGGAGCCGTTGCGGCCCACGACCAGGGTGAGCCCCGGTCCGGGGTGGATGTCGAGGGTGCGTTGCGGCCCGACGCCGCGGAACCCGGCGACGGTGATCGACTTCAGCCACACCTGCCGCTGCTCGGCGTGGCCGGTGGCGGGCGGGTCGAGGCGGGTGGGCGTGCCGGCGAGGGCGGCGGCCAGGTCGTCGTCGCCGCTGAGGGCGGCGAGGACCAGATCGGCGACGTCGGCCGGTACGGCGGGGTCGGCGGCGAGCCGGTCGAAGACCAGCTCCAACACGGGTTCGGTCATGAACGCTCTCCAGTCGCGGTGGAGGGTGAGTCGTGGAGGCTCCGCGGGCCCGCCGACGTTCGCGGCGTCGACGAGCTCGAACTGGGTCAGACGGCGGCGGTGGCGTGCCAGTCGTGCAGGAACGCCTCGGCCAGGGCACGGGCCCGGGGGCGCAGGTCGAACGTCTCCACCTGCCGGCGGCGGGCCATGTGCGACAGGGCGTCGGCGGCCTCGTTGAGCGGGTGACCGCTGTGCCCCTTGACGTGGGCGAAGACCAGGTCCGGCCGGGCGGCCACCTGCCCGGCCAGCCGCACCAGGGTCGGCTGGTCGGACCAGCGGCGTTGCCGCAGGCTGTAGCCGGCGGGCATCGCGTCGGTCTCGCCGGCCTGCCAGCGGCGCAGCCACCGGACTCCGGCCAGGCTGTCCAGCAGCACCGTCATACCGACCGGCGGCTGCTCGTACGCGGTCAGCAGGAAGTCCACCGCCCGCAGTTCGTTGATCAGAACCCGGGACACCCCGGTCGGGTCGAGTCGGCCGGTGCCCCTGCCGAGCAGCCCGTACCGGCCGTCGCTGGCCAGGTAGCCGATGCCACCCGCGCGGCCCTTCCAGCTCGCGTCGGTCGCGGCGACCAGCGGCGCCGCCGTGTGGGTCCACTGGGTGATCCAGCCCCGGCCGCGCTGGCTGCTCTGGGCCGGCTTGCGGTGGGTGTCGTGGGCGGCGGCCAGCGTCTCGGCGGTGTCGAGCAGGTCGGCGGCGCTGGCGAACTCGTCGTAGCGGGCGGCGGTGACGGCCAGGATCACCGCGTCGCCGATGCGCTCGCAGTCGGCGCAGCGGGTGGGGCGGGTGTAGGCGCGCAGGGCGGCGGCGCGGTCGTGCAGGGTGGCGGGGAGCAGGGTCAGGCCGTGGAGGAACTCATCGGGACGCACGACGCCTCCTGACGTCTCGGGGAGGATGTGTGCTGCGGCGGGTGGCGCAGCGTGGGGGAGCTGTCGAGGCGCTACCGACTTGATGGCGTGGATGGATCGGCCAGTCGGGTGGGGCGGCGCAGGTAGCTAGAGTTCGGCGACGTCGGTCACGACAGCGGTCAGCTTGTCGCCGGAGCGCCTGGTGCTGCCGTGCTCCTCCTGCGGAACGGAGGCGGTGTCGCCGGTGACTTCGAACGTGTTGATCATCGGGTCCTCGCCACCGCGTACCTCGTAGGTGACCTCGTACGTCTTCGCCGGGTCCAACCCGCTGCCGGTGTAGGTGACGTCGATCCGGTAGCTGATGTTGCAGCCGGCGCTGCCGAAGCACTGCTTGCGCAGCACCTTCACGGCGAGCTTGAAGTCCTTCTTGGTGGGCTCGTCGTACAGGGCGAGAGTGGGCGTGGGAGCCATGGTCGTCGCGGCGGCGGTGGTGGGCGCGACGGTCGTCGACGCGGCGGAGGTGGGGCTGGCCG
This genomic interval from Micromonospora coxensis contains the following:
- a CDS encoding DUF4190 domain-containing protein; translated protein: MTHPDPTRPLPVPAVAYPPLPPYPPPVLVAVAPTSGTATAALVLGILGVLGGWCLFGLPCLLAVVLGHVGLHETRDGRRSGRGMAVAGLVLGYVFVAPMVLFTVMVFFGGVVGAATPTSTP
- a CDS encoding ATP-binding protein, which codes for MTEPVLELVFDRLAADPAVPADVADLVLAALSGDDDLAAALAGTPTRLDPPATGHAEQRQVWLKSITVAGFRGVGPQRTLDIHPGPGLTLVVGRNGSGKSSFAEAVELALTGDSARWAEKTSVWRTGWRNLHTPDPCRISVALHVDGVPTPTVITRAWRSDADLADAEVTVTSAAGRHAGLAELGLDRPLELYRPFLTAAELGRLAAGTQSQLFDALFAIVGLDAVTDADRRLLRAAGPHEASIKEVRGQRATLAATLDGVADERAARAAVLLRRRGPADLPALTAILDEPDEDGADEAVRRCRQLAELRVPRVDEVARLARELRDAVADVVRHDGGRSRAALRGAELLRLALEHHADAGDGPCPVCRSGALHGGWRVEAEATVTALQRRSLAAQAASTRLTALLRQAHHLIDDLPLPVAEDRRPAAEGSADGEATALRALTEAVTELRRVPGDPVELADHLQARYPALVAAADAARAYAAGVLRERDTGWRAAAGQLRAWLGAAGALAAAEATLARLKAARAWLKDTGAAVRDERIRPFAAHSQRIWQRLRQESNVELGAMTLAGSNTRRRVVFPVSVDGADNGAALGVMSQGELQALGLAVFLPRGCAAQSPLRFVVIDDPVQSMDPSKVDGLARVLAELAEDRQVVVFTHDGRLPDAVGRLDLGNARIVEVRRAERSVVTLRAGADPVSRHLDDAWALARADDVPAEVRGPVVAELCRTAVEAACHQRIWRSRVPAGMPHDAIESAIVAASRRLTTIVALAVFDDADRGGDVLGWLGRHGAAVVGAYRACREGVHGAYLTDLPGLVTDARALVKVLA
- a CDS encoding ribonuclease HI, which encodes MRPDEFLHGLTLLPATLHDRAAALRAYTRPTRCADCERIGDAVILAVTAARYDEFASAADLLDTAETLAAAHDTHRKPAQSSQRGRGWITQWTHTAAPLVAATDASWKGRAGGIGYLASDGRYGLLGRGTGRLDPTGVSRVLINELRAVDFLLTAYEQPPVGMTVLLDSLAGVRWLRRWQAGETDAMPAGYSLRQRRWSDQPTLVRLAGQVAARPDLVFAHVKGHSGHPLNEAADALSHMARRRQVETFDLRPRARALAEAFLHDWHATAAV